The proteins below are encoded in one region of Silene latifolia isolate original U9 population chromosome 2, ASM4854445v1, whole genome shotgun sequence:
- the LOC141644394 gene encoding signal peptidase complex subunit 1-like → MDWQGQKLAEQLMQIMLLLSAAAAFLTGYVLASFQMMIIIYVSGVVLTAFMIIPNWPWFNRHPLNWLDSADAERYPKPQSAAVSSKKKSNKNK, encoded by the coding sequence ATGGATTGGCAAGGTCAGAAATTAGCTGAACAATTAATGCAAATAATGCTGTTACTCAGCGCAGCAGCAGCATTCCTAACTGGTTATGTACTTGCATCTTTCCAAATGATGATCATCATCTATGTATCCGGCGTCGTTTTGACTGCTTTCATGATTATCCCTAATTGGCCTTGGTTTAATCGTCATCCTCTTAATTGGCTTGATTCTGCTGATGCCGAACGCTATCCTAAGCCGCAATCTGCTGCTGTTTCTTCTAAGAAGAAATCTAATAAGAATAAGTGA